A genomic window from Halorubrum lacusprofundi ATCC 49239 includes:
- a CDS encoding carbohydrate ABC transporter permease, with protein sequence MASSQIGTDVSGLSRLRAALPFSSRDWGLLLVAPGVLLFSSFMLYPIFYLFYISLTDATFAGSVIGGGAELIGLANYVQLIGDSQFWTSMTTTWLFVAVSLVLKVFLAVGIALLLNHVRVAGKRYMRAAVIVPLGFPGIFTITVWRGMFSDARYGVFNTILGRYNEFMSSLSAPELLLFDVPIGFLSGRWEAFFAYVTTEVWLAYPFMVIIIVSALQDVPRSLHEAAMVDGAGALQRFRTVTLPAIKGPVLFASILTAATSFQQFLIPWVFNQGGPSRQNELIIVYGYREAITFNQFGLSAAILIVGIVFVGLFMYAAVRYGGLAEGVGDE encoded by the coding sequence ATGGCCTCTTCGCAAATCGGCACCGACGTCAGCGGGCTGTCGCGCCTCCGCGCAGCGCTGCCCTTCTCCAGTCGCGACTGGGGGCTCCTGCTCGTCGCCCCCGGCGTGCTCCTCTTCTCCAGTTTCATGCTGTACCCGATCTTCTATCTCTTCTACATCTCGCTCACCGACGCAACGTTCGCCGGGTCGGTGATCGGGGGCGGTGCCGAGCTGATCGGGCTGGCCAACTACGTCCAGCTGATCGGCGACTCGCAGTTCTGGACATCGATGACGACGACGTGGCTGTTCGTCGCCGTCTCGCTCGTTCTCAAGGTGTTCCTCGCCGTGGGGATCGCCCTCCTGTTGAACCACGTGCGCGTCGCCGGCAAGCGGTACATGCGCGCGGCGGTGATCGTCCCGCTGGGATTCCCCGGCATCTTCACGATCACCGTCTGGCGTGGGATGTTCAGCGACGCACGGTACGGCGTGTTCAACACAATCTTGGGCCGCTACAACGAGTTTATGTCGTCGCTGTCGGCCCCCGAACTCCTCCTCTTTGACGTGCCGATCGGCTTCCTCAGCGGTCGCTGGGAGGCGTTCTTCGCGTACGTCACCACAGAGGTATGGCTGGCGTACCCGTTCATGGTGATCATCATCGTGAGCGCACTGCAGGACGTGCCCCGATCGCTCCACGAGGCCGCGATGGTCGACGGCGCCGGGGCGCTCCAGCGGTTCCGAACCGTGACGCTGCCCGCGATCAAGGGGCCGGTGTTGTTCGCATCCATCCTCACCGCTGCGACGTCGTTCCAGCAGTTCCTGATCCCGTGGGTGTTCAATCAGGGCGGCCCGTCGCGGCAGAACGAGCTGATCATCGTGTACGGCTACCGCGAGGCGATCACGTTCAATCAGTTCGGCTTATCGGCCGCAATCTTGATCGTCGGCATCGTGTTCGTCGGGCTGTTCATGTACGCCGCCGTCCGCTACGGCGGCCTTGCCGAGGGGGTGGGTGACGAATGA
- a CDS encoding extracellular solute-binding protein, with amino-acid sequence MNEKRRTLLKTMGGSTALAALAGCISTGGDGGDGGDGSDGSDGSNGSDGSDGSDGSDSGTTGTTTLWADLSAAEDEAMSGYIDEYESDSGDTINKEAPGGELDQQLETAIPAGDGPESWIWAHDWVGRFAVREEPPFLYDASDDVDVSLDSYTETARQAAQFDGALHGLPFASETVALFYNEDMVDEPPETMEEMVSIMDDHHDPANGQYGLSYPVTDPYFVSGFIQAYGGDIFDEENLKVTVDSDACKQGIDALETLSDYVPSDPGYESQIVAFADGLAPFAINGPWELGNLQDEIDNLGVTTLPTVDGNNPRTYSGIQLFYFSSMLADADQSTVDATTGLAEWYTTNEDIVLSNADEQGYIPVLTNVVDNDDLSSEVQAFAQQVDHGVPIPTHPDMDSVWTPVTDALERVFNDEQDSDAALDQAASEIREAL; translated from the coding sequence ATGAACGAGAAACGCAGAACGCTTCTGAAGACGATGGGGGGATCGACCGCGCTCGCTGCGCTCGCGGGTTGTATCAGCACCGGCGGCGACGGCGGCGACGGCGGCGACGGCTCCGACGGGTCAGACGGTTCCAATGGTTCGGACGGTTCCGACGGCTCCGACGGTTCCGACAGCGGAACGACGGGCACCACGACGCTGTGGGCCGACCTCTCCGCCGCCGAGGACGAGGCCATGTCCGGCTACATCGACGAGTACGAGTCGGATTCGGGCGACACCATCAACAAGGAGGCGCCCGGCGGAGAACTCGACCAGCAGCTCGAGACGGCGATTCCGGCCGGCGACGGCCCCGAATCGTGGATCTGGGCGCACGACTGGGTCGGCCGGTTTGCAGTCCGCGAGGAACCGCCGTTCCTGTACGACGCGAGTGACGATGTCGACGTCTCGCTCGACAGCTACACCGAGACCGCCCGGCAGGCCGCCCAGTTCGACGGCGCCCTCCACGGGCTCCCGTTCGCCTCCGAGACCGTCGCGCTGTTCTACAACGAGGACATGGTCGACGAGCCGCCGGAGACGATGGAAGAGATGGTCTCGATCATGGACGACCACCACGACCCGGCCAACGGGCAGTACGGGCTCTCGTACCCCGTGACGGACCCCTACTTCGTCAGCGGGTTCATCCAGGCGTACGGCGGGGACATCTTCGATGAGGAGAACCTCAAGGTGACCGTCGACAGCGACGCGTGTAAGCAGGGCATAGACGCCCTCGAGACGCTGTCCGACTACGTTCCGTCCGACCCCGGCTACGAGTCGCAGATCGTCGCGTTCGCGGACGGGCTCGCGCCGTTCGCGATCAACGGCCCGTGGGAACTCGGCAACCTTCAGGACGAAATCGACAACCTCGGCGTCACGACGCTGCCGACCGTCGACGGGAACAACCCGCGTACGTACTCCGGGATCCAGCTGTTCTACTTCAGCTCGATGCTGGCGGACGCCGACCAATCGACGGTCGACGCCACGACCGGGCTCGCCGAGTGGTACACGACCAACGAGGACATCGTCCTGAGCAACGCCGACGAACAGGGGTATATCCCCGTCCTCACGAACGTCGTCGACAACGACGACCTCTCCAGCGAGGTTCAGGCGTTCGCCCAACAGGTCGATCACGGTGTCCCCATCCCGACACACCCCGACATGGACAGCGTCTGGACGCCCGTAACGGACGCGTTAGAGCGCGTCTTCAACGACGAGCAGGACAGCGACGCGGCGCTCGACCAGGCCGCCTCCGAGATCCGGGAGGCGCTGTAG
- a CDS encoding ABC transporter ATP-binding protein produces the protein MARVTLDTLRKEFDRGTIVAVDDIDLEIEDGEFVTVVGPSGCGKTTTLRMVAGLEEPTSGAVRFDDEDVTEVHAKERPVAMVFQNYALYPHKTVLENMAFGLKMSTDMTAEQRRERVTEMAEMMGIEDLLDDKPDELSGGQKQRVALGRAIAREPEVFLFDEPLSNLDAKLRTEMRAEIQKLQKEFGVTAMYVTHDQEEAMTMGDRLAILNDGKLQQVGKPTEVYENPVNKFVAGFIGSPSMNFIDVDVETDGSSATIHDDASGLAFELSDEYVAGHELENAPYTLGIRPENIRIVENPTGDETLTSTVEVVEPIGSDNYVHLTINEDFLARSTPDVLPETGDEVGVVFEETNIHLFDAETGEDVFLTDEEIAAAVA, from the coding sequence ATGGCACGAGTCACGCTCGACACACTCCGAAAGGAGTTCGACCGGGGGACCATCGTCGCCGTCGACGACATCGATCTGGAGATCGAGGACGGCGAGTTTGTGACCGTTGTCGGGCCGTCGGGCTGCGGGAAGACGACCACGCTCCGGATGGTCGCGGGACTGGAGGAGCCAACGTCGGGCGCCGTTCGGTTCGACGACGAGGACGTCACCGAGGTTCACGCGAAGGAGCGCCCGGTCGCGATGGTGTTCCAGAACTACGCGCTGTACCCCCACAAGACGGTTCTGGAAAACATGGCGTTCGGGCTCAAGATGAGCACCGACATGACCGCGGAGCAGCGACGCGAGCGCGTGACGGAGATGGCCGAGATGATGGGGATCGAGGATCTGCTCGACGACAAGCCGGACGAGCTCTCCGGCGGACAGAAACAGCGCGTCGCCCTCGGCCGCGCCATCGCCCGCGAGCCCGAAGTGTTCCTGTTCGACGAGCCGCTCTCGAACCTCGACGCCAAGCTCCGCACCGAGATGCGCGCGGAGATTCAGAAGCTCCAGAAGGAGTTCGGCGTCACCGCGATGTACGTTACCCATGACCAAGAAGAGGCGATGACGATGGGCGACCGCCTCGCCATCTTGAACGACGGGAAGCTCCAGCAGGTCGGGAAGCCCACCGAGGTGTACGAGAACCCGGTCAACAAGTTCGTCGCCGGCTTCATTGGTTCGCCGTCGATGAACTTCATCGACGTGGATGTCGAGACCGACGGCTCGTCGGCGACGATCCACGACGACGCGTCAGGGCTCGCGTTCGAGCTCAGCGACGAGTACGTCGCGGGTCACGAGCTGGAGAACGCCCCCTACACGCTCGGAATCCGGCCCGAGAACATTCGGATCGTGGAGAATCCGACCGGCGACGAGACGCTCACCTCGACCGTCGAGGTCGTCGAGCCGATCGGCTCCGACAACTACGTCCACCTCACGATCAACGAGGACTTTCTCGCGCGCTCGACCCCGGACGTCCTGCCCGAGACCGGCGACGAGGTGGGCGTGGTGTTCGAGGAAACGAACATTCACCTGTTCGACGCGGAGACCGGCGAAGACGTGTTCCTAACCGACGAGGAGATCGCGGCTGCAGTGGCCTGA
- a CDS encoding glutathione S-transferase family protein: MNQLVDGEWRTDTYEATDGDGSFQRGETTFRNWIAGSDVPDHIDAEPDDRFQPEAGRYHLYVSYACPWAHRTLLARSLLGLEDAIDVSVVDPYRGEGGWQFTPEKEGCTPDKLHGSDYLRELYIEADPDATCRVTVPVLWDTEEGTVVNNESREILRILSTAFDDLGNDASLLPTPDDEATVADVDEVITEIYEPVNNGVYRAGFATSQAAYDEAIDELFGALDRWNDHLADQRYLVGDSLTEADICMFTTLVRFDQVYHTHFMCNKKFVHQYEHLWPYLRDLYQTEGVAETVNMAHIKEHYYTTHPDVTPTGIIARGPDLDWEAAHDRDRLDDEAPTPNAAD, translated from the coding sequence ATGAACCAGCTCGTCGACGGCGAGTGGCGGACCGACACGTACGAGGCGACCGACGGGGACGGCTCGTTCCAGCGCGGCGAGACGACCTTTCGGAACTGGATCGCCGGCAGCGACGTGCCGGATCACATCGACGCCGAGCCGGACGACCGATTCCAACCCGAGGCGGGCCGGTACCACCTGTACGTCTCGTACGCCTGCCCGTGGGCCCACCGGACGCTACTCGCGCGATCGCTGCTCGGATTGGAAGACGCGATCGACGTCTCGGTCGTCGACCCGTACCGCGGCGAGGGGGGCTGGCAGTTCACTCCCGAGAAGGAGGGCTGTACGCCCGACAAGCTCCACGGCAGCGACTATCTCCGAGAGCTGTACATCGAGGCCGACCCCGACGCCACCTGCCGCGTGACCGTCCCCGTGCTGTGGGACACCGAGGAGGGGACGGTCGTCAACAACGAGTCGCGCGAGATCCTTCGCATACTCTCGACTGCGTTCGACGACCTCGGCAACGACGCGTCGCTGCTGCCCACCCCCGACGACGAGGCGACCGTCGCGGATGTCGACGAGGTGATCACCGAAATCTACGAACCCGTTAACAACGGCGTCTACCGCGCCGGGTTCGCAACCTCGCAGGCGGCCTACGACGAGGCGATCGACGAGCTGTTCGGCGCGCTCGATCGCTGGAACGACCACCTCGCCGACCAGCGTTACCTCGTCGGCGACTCGCTGACCGAGGCCGACATTTGCATGTTCACGACGCTGGTCCGGTTCGACCAGGTGTACCACACCCACTTCATGTGTAACAAGAAGTTCGTCCACCAGTACGAGCACCTGTGGCCGTACCTGCGGGATCTCTACCAGACCGAGGGCGTCGCCGAGACGGTGAACATGGCGCACATCAAGGAGCACTACTACACGACGCACCCGGACGTGACCCCAACCGGCATCATCGCGCGCGGTCCGGACCTCGACTGGGAGGCGGCGCACGATCGCGACCGGCTCGACGACGAGGCGCCGACGCCGAACGCGGCTGACTGA
- a CDS encoding DUF7388 family protein — MLTGREAVARAGIDAVALKPAECDVSRAAELPIDRVTIDYEGREHLPDAETLDRLAAEAELYVTTPVRADGFDPLGDDSLIDKIPDPARRVLVAGHGAYLSKDESSRAVAPRLGAARRDAPDAWVGTEGVERVALAAGGTQFELLSRSTDRDVRGLRAAGFDGEIAVYAPTVLTDDEDVVLDAVGAYVARRRPVARALPDGDGDGSGDDPDTAPPTDASATGRTREVLSAAARDFALVGSPETVRERVDALREAGVDHVVGYPARGIDEFLL; from the coding sequence ATGCTGACCGGTCGCGAGGCGGTCGCCCGAGCCGGTATCGACGCCGTGGCGCTGAAGCCCGCGGAGTGCGACGTCTCCCGGGCAGCCGAACTCCCGATCGATCGGGTGACGATCGACTACGAGGGGCGCGAACACCTCCCGGACGCGGAGACGCTCGACCGACTGGCCGCGGAGGCGGAGCTGTACGTCACCACGCCGGTCCGGGCGGACGGATTCGACCCGCTCGGCGACGATTCGCTGATCGACAAGATTCCGGACCCGGCCCGCCGGGTGCTCGTGGCGGGCCACGGCGCGTACCTCTCGAAGGACGAGTCGTCGCGCGCGGTCGCTCCGCGGCTCGGAGCCGCGCGGCGCGACGCCCCCGACGCGTGGGTCGGCACGGAGGGCGTCGAGCGCGTCGCGCTGGCGGCGGGCGGGACCCAGTTCGAATTGCTCTCTCGGTCGACCGATCGAGACGTGCGTGGGCTCCGCGCCGCCGGGTTCGACGGCGAGATCGCCGTCTACGCGCCGACCGTCCTGACCGACGACGAGGACGTCGTCCTCGACGCCGTGGGCGCGTACGTCGCCCGCCGCCGGCCGGTGGCCCGCGCGCTCCCGGACGGGGACGGAGATGGAAGCGGAGACGACCCCGACACCGCCCCGCCCACGGACGCCTCGGCGACGGGGCGCACCCGAGAGGTGCTCTCGGCGGCCGCTCGGGACTTCGCGCTCGTCGGGTCGCCAGAGACGGTCCGCGAGCGAGTCGATGCGCTTCGGGAGGCCGGTGTCGACCACGTGGTCGGCTACCCCGCCCGCGGGATCGACGAGTTCCTGTTGTAG
- a CDS encoding NAD(P)/FAD-dependent oxidoreductase, which translates to MSRPDAPADRDALTPAVAVVGGGAVGVTAAADLAARGAEVTLYDRSDLGAGSSGRAAGVLYDAYAEDVDAALAARAMERFRAFDRSLPEFTFTPCPYVIAVREGDPDAEAVPAMVDRMRAHDRAVSLVDLETLGEQFPVTTDDLAVAAVAEGAGWCDPASYVAAMGERARREGVAVETHTPVSLAGDGPELRVGGSRAVDGETVDDEGADRSVETRSFDALVVATGAHTAGFLGGARIEVPVVPYRVQALTAGLGGSGSASYDGPMVYDATAGVYVRPHPTGLLAGDGTEPVPADPDDYDRTGDDWFVESVSATLRERLDAVGEDRAVGADGPAVECAWAGLCTATPDGDPLVGAVGDPADRVFVAAGWQGHGFMRAPAIGELVAEGVLASLGGIEAEDPDSPWIDAFDPDRFDGNEEFDIAEGMSVESRVEE; encoded by the coding sequence ATGAGCCGGCCCGACGCTCCGGCGGACCGAGACGCTCTCACACCTGCAGTCGCGGTCGTCGGCGGCGGCGCCGTCGGCGTCACCGCGGCCGCCGACCTCGCGGCCCGCGGCGCCGAGGTGACGCTGTACGACCGCAGCGACCTCGGCGCCGGAAGCTCCGGGCGCGCCGCGGGCGTGCTGTACGACGCGTACGCCGAGGACGTCGACGCCGCGCTGGCTGCCCGCGCGATGGAACGATTCCGGGCGTTCGACCGATCGCTCCCCGAATTCACGTTCACGCCGTGCCCGTACGTCATCGCCGTTCGCGAGGGCGACCCGGACGCCGAGGCCGTGCCGGCGATGGTCGACCGGATGCGCGCGCACGATCGCGCCGTCTCACTCGTCGACCTCGAGACGCTCGGCGAGCAGTTCCCCGTCACGACCGACGACCTCGCGGTCGCCGCGGTGGCCGAGGGCGCCGGCTGGTGTGATCCCGCGAGCTACGTCGCCGCCATGGGCGAGCGGGCGCGTCGCGAGGGCGTCGCCGTCGAAACCCACACGCCCGTCTCGCTCGCAGGCGACGGCCCCGAACTACGGGTCGGGGGTAGCAGAGCGGTAGACGGCGAAACGGTGGACGATGAAGGCGCGGATCGGAGCGTAGAGACCCGCTCGTTCGACGCCCTCGTCGTCGCCACCGGCGCGCACACCGCCGGTTTCCTCGGCGGCGCGAGGATCGAGGTTCCCGTGGTTCCCTACCGCGTGCAGGCGCTGACTGCCGGACTCGGTGGCAGCGGATCGGCGAGCTACGACGGCCCGATGGTGTACGACGCGACCGCGGGCGTGTATGTCCGACCGCATCCGACCGGTCTGCTCGCCGGCGACGGCACGGAGCCGGTTCCGGCCGACCCGGACGACTACGACCGGACGGGCGACGACTGGTTCGTCGAGTCGGTCTCGGCGACGCTCCGCGAGCGACTTGACGCAGTCGGCGAGGACCGTGCGGTTGGCGCGGACGGCCCAGCCGTCGAATGCGCGTGGGCCGGTCTCTGCACGGCGACTCCCGACGGCGACCCGCTTGTCGGGGCAGTCGGCGACCCCGCCGACCGCGTGTTTGTCGCCGCCGGCTGGCAGGGCCACGGGTTCATGCGCGCGCCAGCGATCGGCGAGCTCGTCGCCGAAGGGGTGTTGGCATCACTCGGCGGGATCGAAGCTGAGGATCCGGACTCGCCGTGGATCGACGCGTTCGATCCCGATCGATTTGACGGGAACGAAGAGTTCGACATCGCGGAGGGGATGTCGGTGGAGAGCCGGGTCGAGGAGTGA
- a CDS encoding Hsp20/alpha crystallin family protein — protein sequence MSGFVETGRSVVRRALERVGRGWSKMQERRPLSYDLLESDDAYLVVFDAPGVRGEDLNVTFLDHTVEVELDRFRDFYDGYEMLFPGRGVSLSGSADLPRDANVTPQGANATLTRNGTLQVKIPKKDDARDVAVVEEDDEESDSTDDT from the coding sequence GTGAGCGGATTCGTCGAGACCGGCCGGTCGGTCGTCCGTCGCGCCCTCGAACGCGTCGGCCGCGGGTGGAGCAAGATGCAGGAGCGGCGGCCGCTCTCGTACGACCTCCTGGAGAGCGACGACGCCTATCTCGTCGTCTTCGACGCCCCGGGCGTCCGCGGCGAGGACCTGAACGTGACGTTCCTCGATCACACCGTTGAGGTCGAACTCGACCGTTTCCGCGACTTCTACGACGGCTACGAGATGCTGTTCCCCGGTCGCGGTGTCTCGCTTTCCGGAAGCGCCGACCTTCCCCGCGACGCAAACGTGACTCCCCAGGGGGCGAACGCGACGCTCACGCGAAACGGAACCCTCCAGGTGAAGATCCCGAAGAAGGACGATGCGCGCGACGTGGCAGTCGTCGAGGAGGACGACGAGGAAAGCGATTCGACCGACGACACCTGA
- a CDS encoding DUF7559 family protein: MPSTMEVKCESDDCELDMFENHYTYDVPDDHAVEDLSCPYCGGSDLAEIEV; this comes from the coding sequence ATGCCATCGACGATGGAGGTCAAATGCGAGAGCGACGACTGCGAGCTCGACATGTTCGAGAACCACTACACGTACGACGTGCCCGACGACCACGCGGTCGAGGACCTGTCGTGTCCGTACTGCGGCGGGAGCGACCTCGCCGAGATCGAGGTGTAA
- a CDS encoding radical SAM protein translates to MTDSPASGRGSLPPDPNDLSVTIVDGYVDEPAHFGVPPYISTYPRYTAGALVDAGVPEESITYHTIDELREDRGKHADVANADLMVYVGGMTVPGKYVGGTPAEPDEVRELGWTADGVTLLGGPVRFGVGEENAGAQETERDDLDYDFVAMGDVEAAAYDLVREGLEGFGNRMRDNAEIDRWAEKGAFVVKQHPNHPDYLICEMETSRGCAYRCSFCTEPLYGSPAFREAQSVVDEVDALSDRGVKHFRLGRQADILAFGGDGEAPNPDALRELYSGIREVAPDLRTLHLDNMNPVTITDYPEASREAIRVIAAHNTPGDTAAFGLESADPVVQEQNNLLVTAEECLEAVRVVNEEGGWRPGDTPETTPGADDRVMGPSTGPDASPRLPKLLPGINLVHGLAGERPETYEHNKEFLQTVYDEGLMLRRINIRQVMAFAGTEMAETGADIAQEHKDQFQAYKREVRETVDNPMLDRVVPPGTVLPDVHLEYHQDGKTFGRQLGTYALLVAVPGERELGTAIDVAITDHGYRSVTGVPYPIDVNAASMDELTAIPGINRSKAGDIVVGRPYGSLDEVDSGVADLSRFAVADDVDVAIPGRDRSGSGPGPAARSLLDRRDGSSVGRGD, encoded by the coding sequence ATGACCGATTCGCCCGCGTCGGGCCGGGGTTCGCTCCCGCCCGACCCGAACGACCTCTCCGTCACCATCGTCGACGGCTACGTCGACGAGCCAGCGCACTTCGGCGTGCCGCCGTACATCTCGACGTATCCGCGGTACACGGCCGGCGCGCTCGTCGACGCGGGCGTCCCCGAGGAGTCGATCACCTACCACACGATCGACGAGCTGCGCGAGGACCGGGGCAAGCACGCCGACGTCGCGAACGCGGACCTCATGGTGTACGTCGGCGGCATGACGGTTCCCGGGAAGTACGTCGGCGGGACTCCTGCGGAGCCGGACGAGGTGCGCGAGTTGGGGTGGACTGCGGACGGTGTCACTCTGCTAGGCGGCCCCGTGCGGTTCGGCGTCGGCGAGGAGAACGCGGGCGCACAGGAGACCGAGCGCGACGATCTCGACTACGACTTCGTCGCCATGGGCGATGTGGAGGCGGCCGCGTACGACCTCGTTCGCGAGGGGTTAGAGGGGTTCGGCAACCGGATGCGCGACAACGCGGAGATCGACCGCTGGGCCGAGAAGGGCGCGTTCGTCGTCAAGCAACACCCCAACCACCCGGACTACCTCATCTGCGAGATGGAGACCTCCCGCGGGTGCGCCTACCGGTGTTCGTTCTGTACCGAGCCGCTGTACGGGAGCCCGGCGTTCCGGGAGGCGCAGTCGGTCGTCGACGAGGTCGACGCGCTCTCCGATCGGGGAGTCAAGCATTTCCGGCTCGGCCGGCAGGCCGACATCCTCGCGTTCGGCGGCGACGGGGAGGCGCCGAACCCCGACGCGTTGCGCGAGCTGTACAGCGGGATCCGCGAGGTCGCGCCCGACCTGCGGACGCTCCACCTCGACAACATGAACCCGGTGACGATCACCGACTACCCGGAGGCCTCTCGCGAGGCGATCCGCGTGATCGCCGCACACAACACGCCCGGTGACACCGCGGCGTTCGGACTCGAATCGGCCGACCCGGTCGTTCAGGAGCAGAACAACCTGCTCGTCACCGCCGAGGAGTGTTTGGAGGCGGTCCGCGTCGTCAACGAGGAGGGCGGCTGGCGACCGGGCGACACCCCGGAGACGACCCCCGGCGCCGACGACCGAGTGATGGGGCCCTCGACCGGGCCGGACGCCTCGCCGCGGCTGCCGAAGCTGCTCCCCGGGATCAACCTCGTCCACGGGCTCGCGGGCGAGCGCCCGGAGACGTACGAACACAACAAGGAGTTCCTCCAGACGGTCTACGACGAGGGGCTCATGCTCCGCCGGATCAACATCCGGCAGGTGATGGCGTTCGCCGGCACGGAGATGGCCGAGACGGGCGCCGACATCGCACAGGAGCACAAAGACCAGTTTCAGGCGTACAAGCGGGAGGTCCGCGAGACCGTCGACAACCCGATGCTCGACCGAGTCGTCCCGCCGGGAACGGTCCTCCCCGATGTCCATCTGGAGTACCACCAAGACGGCAAGACGTTCGGCCGGCAGCTCGGCACGTACGCGCTCCTCGTCGCCGTACCGGGCGAGCGCGAGCTCGGCACCGCCATCGACGTGGCGATCACGGACCACGGCTACCGCTCGGTCACGGGCGTCCCGTACCCGATCGACGTCAACGCGGCGTCGATGGACGAGCTGACGGCGATCCCCGGAATCAACCGGAGTAAGGCGGGCGACATCGTCGTCGGGCGGCCGTACGGTTCCCTCGACGAGGTCGATTCCGGCGTCGCCGACCTCTCACGGTTCGCTGTCGCCGACGACGTGGACGTGGCAATCCCGGGACGAGACCGCTCGGGATCCGGCCCGGGGCCGGCCGCGCGCTCCCTACTCGATCGGCGCGACGGCTCTTCTGTCGGACGTGGAGACTGA
- a CDS encoding MBL fold metallo-hydrolase: MATPDLRSSVTRVAVDTRAPGGTTNAYLAGGALVDPAARTETLDAAVGVDGESGNGTEGGAVDAIAVTHAHPDHVGAVAEYADLTDASVFAHADHVDRFAAATGVEPDETFRDGDRVGNTSVRAVETPGHAPDHVAFAVESRGDGDGDSDAGADGTPSELLCGDLAIESGSVAVAAPDGDLHEYLNSLERVREAGYGRLYPGHGPVIEDPNIVCQRLIDHRLDRERVVLAAVEAGASDVDAVVDAAYEKDLTGVADLARATVVAHLEKLVAEGRVGREWTDRADIDAPGE, encoded by the coding sequence ATGGCGACGCCGGACCTGAGGTCGTCGGTTACCCGCGTCGCGGTCGACACTCGTGCGCCCGGCGGGACGACGAACGCCTATCTCGCGGGCGGCGCCCTCGTCGATCCCGCGGCTCGCACAGAGACGCTCGACGCGGCGGTCGGCGTCGACGGAGAGAGCGGTAACGGAACAGAGGGCGGCGCAGTCGACGCGATCGCCGTCACCCACGCCCACCCGGATCACGTCGGCGCAGTCGCCGAGTACGCCGACCTGACCGACGCGTCCGTGTTCGCGCACGCCGACCACGTCGACCGGTTCGCGGCGGCGACCGGCGTCGAGCCAGACGAGACGTTTCGTGACGGCGATCGCGTCGGCAACACCTCCGTCCGCGCGGTCGAGACGCCGGGCCACGCGCCGGATCACGTCGCGTTCGCGGTCGAGTCGAGGGGTGACGGAGACGGCGACAGCGACGCCGGTGCTGACGGCACGCCCTCCGAACTCCTCTGTGGCGACCTCGCGATCGAGTCGGGAAGCGTCGCGGTCGCCGCCCCCGACGGCGACCTCCACGAGTACCTGAACAGCCTCGAACGCGTCCGCGAGGCGGGATACGGCCGGCTGTACCCCGGACACGGTCCCGTCATCGAGGACCCGAATATCGTCTGTCAACGCCTGATCGACCACCGGCTGGACCGCGAGCGGGTAGTCCTTGCGGCGGTCGAGGCCGGCGCGAGCGACGTGGACGCGGTGGTCGACGCCGCCTACGAGAAGGATCTGACCGGCGTTGCGGACCTCGCGCGGGCGACGGTCGTCGCTCACCTCGAAAAACTGGTCGCGGAGGGCCGGGTCGGCCGGGAGTGGACGGATCGGGCCGATATCGACGCGCCCGGAGAGTAG
- a CDS encoding HAD family hydrolase, producing MAVTFDLFGTLVDVEYPSDPAEIVARELESRGVEVPDDWHVAYGERHVDAPAGAEVPLPAHVAHALDSRGVEAADNVVRHAVVAAFDPDVTRRDGALEAVRDVSDQGPVGLLSNCAVPELVPKTLIRAGLRGEFDAVTTSIGCGWRKPHPKAFEAAAKALGVAPASLVHVGDDPETDGGVEAVGGRFVDVTETPLDALAAQLEAEL from the coding sequence GTGGCAGTCACTTTCGATCTGTTCGGGACCCTCGTCGACGTCGAGTACCCGTCCGACCCCGCGGAGATCGTCGCCCGCGAACTGGAGTCGCGCGGCGTCGAGGTACCGGACGACTGGCACGTCGCGTACGGCGAGCGACACGTGGACGCCCCGGCGGGCGCGGAGGTCCCGCTCCCCGCTCATGTGGCGCACGCGCTCGACTCCCGCGGCGTCGAGGCCGCCGACAACGTCGTCCGGCACGCCGTCGTCGCGGCGTTCGACCCCGACGTGACCCGGCGCGACGGCGCGCTGGAAGCCGTCCGAGACGTGTCCGATCAGGGCCCTGTCGGTCTCCTCTCGAACTGTGCGGTACCCGAGCTAGTTCCCAAGACGCTGATCCGCGCCGGGCTCCGCGGCGAGTTCGACGCGGTCACGACGAGCATCGGCTGTGGCTGGCGAAAACCCCATCCGAAGGCGTTCGAGGCAGCAGCCAAGGCCCTCGGCGTCGCGCCCGCGTCGCTGGTCCACGTCGGTGACGACCCCGAGACGGACGGCGGCGTCGAGGCTGTCGGTGGCCGGTTCGTGGACGTGACGGAGACGCCGCTCGACGCGCTGGCGGCCCAGCTCGAAGCCGAGCTCTGA